The nucleotide window CATACTCATGTTTCTGATCAGCATAATCATCCTTCTATTTCTCACAATTTGGATTCTTCAATTACCAATATGTTGGCCCAAAACATATTCAGTAATGCAGATTCTGTTTCCCTATTCAACAAAGGTTTTGAAGAAGCCAACAAGTTTCTTCCTCCTCAGCCTCAACTCTCCACCGGTCTAGATTCATCTAATTTCAATATGATCAGAGAGATTGCGTTGAAGGGTAGAAAGAATCACGACCGCGAAGAAGAACAAGAAGGGAGGAGAAGTAACAAGCAGACAGCTATTagtgttgttgatgaagatgaactaTCAGAAATGTTTGATAAAGTCTTGCTTAATGTCGAAAATGATTGCTTGCAGAATGAGCAACCATATTCAGCTAATGGAGTAAAGGTTGATTTAAGGAATCTTCTGCTTATGTGTTCACAAGCTATGTATGATAATGACAATAGAAATGCTATTGGATTTCTGAAGCAGATTAGGCAACATTCTTCGCCTTTTGGAGATGCATCGCAAAGGGTGGCACATTACTTCGCCAATGGCCTTGAGGCACGTCTAGTAGGCGATGGAGCCGGTGCACAAACATTCTATTCCTCGCCGAGCACCAAGAggatcactgcttctgagtttTTGAAAGCATACCAAGTTCATTTTACTAGCCCGCCTTTCAAAAAATTTGCATTTTTATTTGCAAATGAAATGATTATGAAAGTTGCTGCAAAGGCTGAAACCCTTCATATTATTGATTTTGGAATCCTTTATGGTTTTCAATGGCCAATTCTTATTAAGTTTTTATCAGATAGAGAAGGTGGGCCTCCAAAGCTGAGGATCACAGGGATAGAGTTTCCTCTACCCGGCTTTCGCCCGACAGAAAGAATTGAGGAGACCGGTCATCGTCTTGCCAACTATTGCAAACGCTTCAATGTTCCGTTCGAGTACAATGCCATAGCGTCACGGAGCTGGGAAACAATCCGAGTTgaagatcttaaaatcaaaagcAACGAGCTAATCGCAGTGAACTGTTCGATGAGGTTTAAAAATTTATTAGATGAGAGTATTGATGCCAACAGTCCTAGAAATACGGTTCTGAACTTGATCAGGAAGATAAATCCGAATATTTTTACTCTGTCCATCGTTAATGGATCGTATAATTCTCCGTTCTTCGCTACGCGGTTTAGGGAGGCATTGTTTCATTTTTCTGCTTTTTATGATTCGATTGACACTGTCATACCAAGGGAAAATGAATGGAGGATGATGCTTGAGAGGGAAATCATGGGTAGAGAAGTTATGAATGTTGTAGCATGTGAAGGTTTAGAAAGAGTTGAGAGGCCTGAGGCATACAAACAATGGCAGGTTAGGACTACAAAGGCAGGTTTCAAGCAGCTTCCATTGGATGCAGAATTAATGGACAAATTTAAGAGTAAGTTGAGGAAATGGTACCataaagattttgaatttgaagaagacaACAAATGGATGCTTCAAGGTTGGAAAGGTCGCATTTTATATGCTTCAACTTGTTTGGTTCCTGCATAATCAACTTGATTCATATTAGACTTCTGGTGTGAGTGTGACTATAAGAATCAGTTGTTGATCATGTGTAATTAGATTATTTTTTAGTAGGCCATGTGATTTGTGTTGTAAATTGTGTTAACTATTTGGTTTTATGTTGAATTTGGATAAATACATGATTATAGACTAGTCTTAAAGATCTTTTGTGctgtattattattatattagtggTGTTTAAGTGATTAAGTTATGTTTGACCTTGTACCAGTAGTAAAATTGATGATATATGAATCAAATTATGTTCGTGTCTAAGATATAATCATATTGGTTCAAAGAGTAAATAaagaaaagtcacaaaataaTCACACAATTTATCTAATGATTCAGAACTGATCATAAACTTTGTTCATGTACAAATTGGTACTTATTTACATTCTCTCGCGTCTTTTTTCCTCCATTTTAAGCATCATaatctcttatattttatcaaatttttgtCTAAAGTCACTCTATCTTTCTCGTCTAAAAGGTAGAGGATCATCGTCTAAAAAAAATGATGTGAATAGGcacttaaaaaaagaaaaaaaaactttcattatataaaaaaattactaGCTTCTAAAGAGATGGCAAAATAAGCTAACCATTACAACATACATGGTAATAGAGTAAAAAGTTACAACTGATTTTAAGAATAAAAGTTACAACATAAGTCTAATATGAAGTAAGTTGATTATGCAGGCACCCAACAAGTTGAAGCATACAAAATGCGACCTTTCCAACCTTGAAGCATCCAgttgttgtcttcatcaaaaacaaAATCTTTATGATACCATTTCCTCAACTTAGTCCTAAATTTGTCCATTAATTTTGGATCCAATGGAAGCTGCTTGAAACCAGCCCTTGTATTCCTGGCCTGCCATTGTTTGTATGTCTCAGGCCTCTCAACTCTCTCTAAACCTTCACATGCTACAACATTCATAACCTCCCTTCCCACACTTTCCTTCTCCATCATCATCCTGTATTTGTTTTCCCGCGGTATTACAGTATCGTAATTGTCGTAGATAGCAGAAAAATGAAACAGTGCTTCCCTAAAACGCGTAGCAAAGAAAGGCGAATTGTATGATCCATTAACAATGGACTGAGCAAAAATAACCGGATTTATCTTCCTGATCAAATGAAGAACCGCATCTCTAGGACTGTTTGCTTCGATAGTCTCGTCCAGTAAATTCTTAAACCTCATCAAAGAGTTCACAACAACTACCTCATTGCTCTTGATTTTAAGATCTTCAACTCGAATCGTTTCCCAATTCCGCGATGCTATGGCGTTAAACTCAAAGGGAACATTGAAACGCTTGCAATAGTTTGCAAGACGACGACCGGTTTCCTCGATTCTTTCCATTGGACGAAAGCCGGGTAAAGGGAACTCTATCCCGGTGATCTTCAGTTTTGGAGGTCCACCTTTTGTATCTGATAAAAACTTGATAAGTATTGGCCACTGAAAACCATAAAGGATACCAAAATCAATTATATGAAGTGTTTCAGCATTTGCAGCAGCTTCGGTAATCGCTTTAATTGCAAAGAAGTATGCAAACTTTTTGAACGGGCTAGTAGATAGATGAACTTGATATGCTTTCAAATACTCAGAAGTGCTAATACTCTTGGAGCTCGCCGAGAAAAAGAATGTTTCTGCGCTAGTACCATTACCAAGAAGGCGTGCCTCAAGGCCATTGGCAAAGTAGTGAGCCAGCCTCTGTGGTGCATCTCCAGAGGGTGAAGAATGTTGCCTAATCTGCTTCAGAAGTTCATTAGCATTTCTGTTGTCATTGGCATACACAGATTGTGAGCACAGAAGCAGAAGATTCCTCAAATCTATGGTCTCATTCTTCTTGCTTTGTTTCTTAGTTCGAGCCTTACCTCCATTCGATGGAGGTGACTGCTCCGTTTTCACTTGTCCATTCTGTACG belongs to Vicia villosa cultivar HV-30 ecotype Madison, WI unplaced genomic scaffold, Vvil1.0 ctg.000487F_1_1, whole genome shotgun sequence and includes:
- the LOC131628859 gene encoding scarecrow-like protein 14; the protein is MASMTDPSFEDTDFSETINFINQILMEENFDHTPFHDSLTLQITQKSFSDALLHPLDMHNPNGRTTTCSNSNSNSSIDNSCELKPLSPHTHVSDQHNHPSISHNLDSSITNMLAQNIFSNADSVSLFNKGFEEANKFLPPQPQLSTGLDSSNFNMIREIALKGRKNHDREEEQEGRRSNKQTAISVVDEDELSEMFDKVLLNVENDCLQNEQPYSANGVKVDLRNLLLMCSQAMYDNDNRNAIGFLKQIRQHSSPFGDASQRVAHYFANGLEARLVGDGAGAQTFYSSPSTKRITASEFLKAYQVHFTSPPFKKFAFLFANEMIMKVAAKAETLHIIDFGILYGFQWPILIKFLSDREGGPPKLRITGIEFPLPGFRPTERIEETGHRLANYCKRFNVPFEYNAIASRSWETIRVEDLKIKSNELIAVNCSMRFKNLLDESIDANSPRNTVLNLIRKINPNIFTLSIVNGSYNSPFFATRFREALFHFSAFYDSIDTVIPRENEWRMMLEREIMGREVMNVVACEGLERVERPEAYKQWQVRTTKAGFKQLPLDAELMDKFKSKLRKWYHKDFEFEEDNKWMLQGWKGRILYASTCLVPA
- the LOC131628857 gene encoding scarecrow-like protein 34 encodes the protein MDPNFPEASNFIKGYYHFDEEGNIVVSESDPIQYDNFLDADPNQYDGFLDAGSNQYDGFLDADPLDFSVNTVPMQGSSSASVTDPSLEDTDFSDTIKFISQILMEEDVDRRPFYDPVLQITEKSFNDALLHENKPLSPNQHPLDIHSSDGSTSTGTGTSTSTSNSNSNSSIDEFRESKPLSPETPVSDLSNNVFQFSSPAISHSLSRPNTTSVSNGLRDLDSSITNMLAQNIFSDADSVSLFRKGLEEANKFLPPQPKLVTGLESSNFNMFREKENLFVFKGRKNHEREESDDKEEEEARRSNKQSAISVVDEDELSEMFDKVLLSMEHFPLCNENDSVQNGQVKTEQSPPSNGGKARTKKQSKKNETIDLRNLLLLCSQSVYANDNRNANELLKQIRQHSSPSGDAPQRLAHYFANGLEARLLGNGTSAETFFFSASSKSISTSEYLKAYQVHLSTSPFKKFAYFFAIKAITEAAANAETLHIIDFGILYGFQWPILIKFLSDTKGGPPKLKITGIEFPLPGFRPMERIEETGRRLANYCKRFNVPFEFNAIASRNWETIRVEDLKIKSNEVVVVNSLMRFKNLLDETIEANSPRDAVLHLIRKINPVIFAQSIVNGSYNSPFFATRFREALFHFSAIYDNYDTVIPRENKYRMMMEKESVGREVMNVVACEGLERVERPETYKQWQARNTRAGFKQLPLDPKLMDKFRTKLRKWYHKDFVFDEDNNWMLQGWKGRILYASTCWVPA